Genomic window (Cyprinus carpio isolate SPL01 chromosome B7, ASM1834038v1, whole genome shotgun sequence):
ACTCCTTAGTGTCAAAACTCTGTCTGCTGGCAGCAATAATATGTCCAACACTAATGAAAGCACTTTGTACCAGAACACAAGTAGCACTCAGTCAAACAGTGGTAATGCGGTTGTGACATCACCCAAAGATGCAGTGTTGGCATCCAAGAGCCCTCACAAAAGACCTGGCTTATGCACTGATTTGAGCCCAACACCTGTTAAAAAAGCCCACATTTCTGTGCTACCAGCAGGTGGAACCGATGGACTGAAGTCGAATGTAATGGCGAAGCAAAATCCAAGATCAAGCACTCCTATAAAGACAGAAAGTGCACCTCTCACAGCCACAGGCAAAGCTACTGCATGTCCAGTCAGGAATTCTGGCTTCCAGACAGTTCGTAGGCCTCAAAGCATCTCCCAGGGAAGATGGGAAGGAGCTTCATCAGTAATGGATTACAGAGTTTCTGTCACCTCTACAGCAGGTCAGGATACTTCAGTGGGGAATACCATGTTTCAGACTGTTTGCAGACCCCGAAGCATCTCCCAAGGGAGATGGGAAGGATCTTCAACAGGTGTTGAAGGTAGAGCTGTGGTCACCCGAACTGTTAGCGCTCCAGGTCAGGCTTTGCTACAACAAGTAACCAAAAACTCAAAGGATTTGCTTCTAGACCAGTCTGACTCTTCTGCAGCATATGAACTGAAGAGTGTATTTTGGGATAGTGAGCTGCAAGATGCTACTCAACAACATCAGGAAGTTTATGGCCCGCAAATGGTGTCTGAGCCAAAGCAAATGTCCACCCCAGTGATGGAGCCCCTTCCTGCAATTGCTCAAGCCTCTCCTTCCAACCAGCAGGCTCAAATGGGTGACTATAGAACCCAGGCCAACCTAAGCTACTTTCCGTTTGATGATGACATGACTCAGGATAGCATTGTTGAGGAACTTGTACAAATGGAAGAGCAGATGAAAATTAACAATAGCATACAAAATTTCAGCAACTGTGTGGATAATGCACTGCAAGGCCAGCAACAAACCATGCAGACTACCATGATGTCTACCCTCCAGACCAACACCCTGTATTACAGCTCTGCTCATAGCAGCAGCACCCCAATCCAAACACCCACTCCTACACCTACTCCCACTTCTGAGATGATAGGAAGTGGTCAGGGTATGATGCACGAAAGCCCCTGTTCGTGCTTAGCCCCAACCACTCCGGTCGACAGCGCTCTTGGAAGTAGTCGACAAACACCTATTGGCACGCCCCACTCCAACTGCAGCAGTAGTATCCCACCAAGCCCTGTGGAATGCAGGAACCCTTTTGCCTTTACTCCTATTAACTCCAGTATCACTGGATACCATGATGGAAGTACCGTCTCCTCAAGCCCTGTCAAGCCCATGCAAAGACCAATGGCCACACATCCAGATAAGACTAAACTGGAATGGATGAACAGTGGGTACAGTAACAGTGGTGGGAACACCAACAATGGCATTAGCATTCTGCCCAGCTACCGAGACCTAGTAGATGACCACTTTCGAAAGCCTCACGCCTTTGCCATCCCGGGCCAGACCTGTCAGTCGCAACCCAGATATCATGAAACTCATATCAGCCGCTTGACACCCATTTCGCCTGTCCAACAGCAAGTGGCAAGCATGGCTAGCCTCAACAAGAAAGAGGGTTTTGCTGTTCCAGCACCCCTTGACAACAAGGCCAGCTCAGGGTCCGGAACATTTCGATGCCGCAGCGTTAGCCCAGCAGTCAGGCAGCGCAACTTGAGCGGGACCCAAAATCCCAATGTTCCCCACTCTGTGGTCTCTCCTTTCAACTCACCTGTAACACCTGAAGTGCTAAACATCTTTTCTAACAGTGACCCTGATGCAAGCATCAGCAGCATGGCACAGAGGAGTCAGTCTGTTCCAGTCACAGTGATGATGCAGTCTGAGGTTCTACCCATGCAAGCAGGCCAGCAGATGAATACCAAAAACATCACCAATGTCCTCATCAACAAAATGGATGGCGAAGGAGATGACTCTGTGCGTGGCATCGGAATCAACAACATGCCGTCCAACTACACTGCCCGCATGAATCTCACCCAGATTCTAGAGACCACCACAGCGCCCAGCTTTCCTGGTAGTGCCAGCCACCAAGCTCTGATCTCGCCTTGTTCATCAGCCTTTGAGTCCCAGAAGCCTGCTTACCTCATGAAAAATGCCAGAGAGGAGCCAATGAGCTTCTCTGTAGACGAAAGCCAAGCACAATCAGCCTCAAGGGAGCACCAGCCGCgtcaacaacagcagcagcagcacttaGGTAGACGGCAGTTCCTTGGGCAGGAACAACAGAGTCAGGCCATGCTGTTGCCTCTACAGCAAAACCTCCAACAACATCAGCACCAGCAGCCCTTGGatttagacagaactgttaaagaTCTTTTACATGAGGAAAGCTTGAATTCTGGCTCACAGCTTGTGGGTCAAGGATCAGAGCTCCGTGCTGGGAGTTCAGAGTTTCCCAGCGATATGCGACTAACCTCTGAGCTTACCGGTAGCATAAGTGACTTAAATACATTGGACACCAACCTTCTTTTTGACCCCAGTCAACAGCAAGGACAATATGAAGACTCGACACTGGAAGAACTGAAGAACGACCCACTTTTTCAACAGATATGCAGCGAGACTGTGAATTCTGCGGGCTTTGACTGGTTGGAGAGCAAAGACCAGGCAACAGTGGAAATGTTgggttaatttgtgtttttgtgttgtttagcTATTTGGAAAGGTTTCTATATATGTATTTTCGAAATCTCATCAACGTATGTATTCGTCTCGTCGTGCAGCACCTACTGCTATAAGCCCCTGGACGTCACAACACAGGTCCATATTGAAGTGCCAGGCTTAACAGAAAGGATTGCCCTCTCAAGATTGCTGGTTCTTTGTCTCTATGGTTAGTGAGAAACAGCCTAACCTAGAAGTCTGTCACATTTTTCCCGCTCTTTCTCACCAGTTTTGCAAGAAAACACGTCAGAGCTTTACATAAAAAGTCATCGGAGACATTTTTATGCCTCTACACTGTTTTGTGCATTCAGTTACACAACTTTTATATAATCCTTTGAACGTTTTGCAGTAAAAAGGCATTGTATGTAAGATTGGAAAATAACTTCTTTTTAACCCTTTatcttaaagaaaaatatttgtattttgaggTTACACCAGCTATATGAGGTACTGTACCTCATCTAATTAGCTTTTTCACTCTGTAAACAAAATCGGTGCTTCCATGTGCAGAAAATCAGCTTAGAACATGTTGAACATCTGTATTGTCTTTCAGTAAACAAAGAATAAGGGAAGATCCCATCAGCAATGTAAAGCTTTAAGGTGGTGCTTAATATTGAAATACAGCAGCTCATACCTGCAGCCGCTGTTTACAAAGTAATAACTTATTGCACACAAATGTGCCACTATGTTCAAATTTGTAACGTGAGCCAGTAAGCAATTTACATTTGCAGCTTTATTCTTATTGTCAACCACTATGTCAATTGGGAAGTATGCATCTTCTTGCACAAAATTGCTTGTTACgtttaatgaataaatgagtgCACTTTTGgaatttaaatttacttaaaaactttaaaaagtaaaaatattgacCCATGTAGGGTTTTTTTCACCCCCTAAGCTGCATCTCAGGTTTCCCCAACCTCTAAATTGGAAGATATCAATCAGATTTTATCCAACAGAACAAGCTGGGTTTAATTTAAACCCAATCAATGAATAATCATGACACTGGTTATTGCACTAGCTGGCACCTTTATATTGCATTTGCAATTTGAATATGGTTTTAAAATGGAAGAATTAGAAGTAGAAAGAAATTGGTTGGGTAATTGTAACTGGTGAAACCAAAATGCCAAAGTAGAGTatagttgtgaaaaaaaaaaaaaagttataggaCTGTTGTCAAACTATcccaaatgtttgttttattgttaactaTGCATTTATGTGGACAAAAAATAGATTAGTAGCCACTTTTCTGACTCTGTATTAATTTTCCCCAATGTCATTTGGCAGATTGCATAAATGAGATTCATTGAAGTATATATTCTCTCGTGCACATGCCTTGTTTTGGCATTTTCAATGACTGTTTTCTACTTGAGCACTTCATTCAGGAACTTCTTTATAACATGCACTAATAAAGAGCCTTTACCCCTTAATCAAAGCATCGCACCAGCTGTAAAAACATCAGGAAACTGAAAATACCCAGATCACATTACCAATAAATGAGCTCAGTGCTAATATCATCAGATAGCCCCCTGCCCCCACTCGCTTTGAAAGCTGGTATGAAGACATTACTGTACCATGTTGAAGTACTTGATTAGTAGTCTGCTTTCAGAATAGCAGAGCTTAAGATACACTTTGTTGC
Coding sequences:
- the rfx7a gene encoding DNA-binding protein RFX7 produces the protein MAEDQQQSEAGVGPALPSAVQGLQGAEANALQLKIKNSICKTVQSKVDCILQDVENLTDIEKLYLYLKLPSGPSSGNEKNEQSSMSSSRTQQLHAFSWIRNHLEEHPETSLPKQEVYDEYKSYCDSLGYHALSAADFGKIMKNVFPNMKARRLGMRGKSKYCYSGLRKKAFVHMPSLPNLDLHKSGDGCEVFEPTGQLSSAEDEVRMAACGLVCEWAQKVLSRQFDSVEDLARFLLNSHYIGTKSVAALTVMTGSPSGAKLSIQSSAFAPTTDAHSFQPQVKTLVSPSVDAKQQLQRKIQKKQQEQKLHSPLPGEAQARRADGGITPGAGTGIPCGSPALLSPQPIGIVVATVSSPITVQRSRQLLSPSPVPMGAADSKVLPVNFQVVTQSVQPVKQCPKTPHNISASPISDRSARHRYAQILPKPSASSGITLRSPTLLITNSPIKTVMSTPHVSSVNVVKMTTISLGSNGSGTSTPADSPASNKVRPASAGVASLNDDPQPVTRVRSGSIAVMPSVLARSGRSTSMTPVIDTKTNTEAIIGSGQEHGGTSRLATTLDTIGGVQRSGIFKPRAASVPTPLDKGSLGLDTLTGTKCSERTLLSVKTLSAGSNNMSNTNESTLYQNTSSTQSNSGNAVVTSPKDAVLASKSPHKRPGLCTDLSPTPVKKAHISVLPAGGTDGLKSNVMAKQNPRSSTPIKTESAPLTATGKATACPVRNSGFQTVRRPQSISQGRWEGASSVMDYRVSVTSTAGQDTSVGNTMFQTVCRPRSISQGRWEGSSTGVEGRAVVTRTVSAPGQALLQQVTKNSKDLLLDQSDSSAAYELKSVFWDSELQDATQQHQEVYGPQMVSEPKQMSTPVMEPLPAIAQASPSNQQAQMGDYRTQANLSYFPFDDDMTQDSIVEELVQMEEQMKINNSIQNFSNCVDNALQGQQQTMQTTMMSTLQTNTLYYSSAHSSSTPIQTPTPTPTPTSEMIGSGQGMMHESPCSCLAPTTPVDSALGSSRQTPIGTPHSNCSSSIPPSPVECRNPFAFTPINSSITGYHDGSTVSSSPVKPMQRPMATHPDKTKLEWMNSGYSNSGGNTNNGISILPSYRDLVDDHFRKPHAFAIPGQTCQSQPRYHETHISRLTPISPVQQQVASMASLNKKEGFAVPAPLDNKASSGSGTFRCRSVSPAVRQRNLSGTQNPNVPHSVVSPFNSPVTPEVLNIFSNSDPDASISSMAQRSQSVPVTVMMQSEVLPMQAGQQMNTKNITNVLINKMDGEGDDSVRGIGINNMPSNYTARMNLTQILETTTAPSFPGSASHQALISPCSSAFESQKPAYLMKNAREEPMSFSVDESQAQSASREHQPRQQQQQQHLGRRQFLGQEQQSQAMLLPLQQNLQQHQHQQPLDLDRTVKDLLHEESLNSGSQLVGQGSELRAGSSEFPSDMRLTSELTGSISDLNTLDTNLLFDPSQQQGQYEDSTLEELKNDPLFQQICSETVNSAGFDWLESKDQATVEMLG